In the genome of Leopardus geoffroyi isolate Oge1 chromosome B1, O.geoffroyi_Oge1_pat1.0, whole genome shotgun sequence, the window TATCTCCTTTCTAGCCATAATTCTTTGCTGTTGCTGTGCTGTTTTAGGGGTTGCTTTGGGGTTTTTGATATACATCCTAACATCACAGTCTGTTTTTTATGTGGTATTATACCACTTGCCTATAACACAAGAAACTTACAACAGTATTCTTCCACTTAATTTCCCCTGATCTTTGTGCTAGTATTGCCATTCATTTTGCCACTACATATGttatactattttttctttaaacatgggCCTGcccgtgtcttttttttttcttatgaagtGTCCATGGTTAAACAGTAATGGTTACGAGATCTGAGTTTCAATCTGAGCTCCACAGCTCCACCTACTATGACATTGGGCAAGTTCCTAACTTCACTGCGCCTAGGTTTTGTCATTACGAGACGGTAACAGCTCCCAGGGCTTTATGAGGCTCAAAAGGACATGTTTGTGACATGCTTAAGGCATAAAGAGAGTGTACAATTACATAGGAGTTTTACAATGATTTCTTCCCTCCACTGAACTCCTAGGGTACACGTTCAATTCAGTTAAGCAGTGAGTTACTATAGGGAAATATGGGCTCACATCCATATATAGGCCAGGTAAGTGTCATGACAATGTTAAGGAAACTATAGTTGCTTTCATATTGGTGTCttatgctgcatttttttttctcgcAGACCCATATGTTTGTAAATGAAAATGTGTAGGAATATTCTTCACTCCAcgaagaaacatatttttttccagggGTTATATTCAAAATACTTAACAACTGGACTGTAGCCTGGGCTTTCCAGTTGCATGCCTCCTGGCCATTGTGATGGAGCAGAGTCCTGCTTTGGTAGAGGGTGGACATTGCGGGGGAGGGGACTCACTGAGGTGCCTAGGGTCATGTGGCATCACAGGAGAGCTCCGCAATCATTATTTACAAACCAATATGGAAGCACTTCTTACTAGCATCTGCCAGCTGAATATCAGCCTTGGTTCTCtcccatttggttttttttttttaaacaggcagCTTCTTGGCCTATCCTTTGTTTTCCTGGTTTTAATAGAGGCGTGAGTACAAAGAAATCATCTTCTGTAAGTGTCTGCCCCATCTAAAACAGGCAGCCCTCATTTGGCTCTCACCACTGTCTTGCGCCGGTTGGAACTTCAGCTTTTTCAAGAGaagctagaaatgcaaatttttgtATTGCATCTTTATTGTtagttcaataatttttaaatctctgagaAGGTCAAACACCGTAACCTCTGGCTTATTGAATACATATTATATTCCAGGCATGGCAGGAGTTCACAAAGATGTGAATTCTGCCCTGAAGGGACTGGTCACCTAATGGAGAGGCTGACAGACAAATAACAGTTAGTTTTATAGTAGGATGGTGAGGATGTAGCTGCCTGTATAACTGGTAACTTTTTCTTGTATGTCTTATCACTCAGCCAGACACAAGGGCTCTATGCTCTATTTGTCCTCAGCACTATGTGCCTTGCTCTTAATGTTTTGATTGAGCTGTCCTCCTGATCTCTTATTTCACCTGTATGGCTGATGTGAACatacaataacatggatggacagCTATTTGAAGTAGgtcatcctctctctgcatggTCAGTCTGATTACGAGGTCCTTGCAGACAGTACAGAGGAACAAACCCTTCTGGAATCGAACCAACCTGCTCTATTAGGTAGTAGTTGGTTAAAGACTCAAAGTACATGTGAGAACAGAGTGGAAGGAAACGTAAAAATGCAGGGCTGCCTTATGAGACTCAGACGAGTAATCAAATTTGGAAGTCTGCGAGGACAGGCACCTCCTTCTCCGCCTTTATTTTCTGGGCCAAATGGGCCTCCTGGTTACTCTCTGGAGTCAAGTGAAATACAAAGACAGAGACCAAAACCCAGTTAGATTATTTtgtcagaaaacaaaatctaGCTACAACTTACTACCTATGAAACATACATGAATGCCTAGTAATGTTCATAGTATCAACAATACCTCTGGAGTGTTCCTAGTACGGATCGTTTGGTTCATCTCCTTCCCGGGCTTTTTCTCTGCTTGCTCAGAACATATGTATCTGGTTTGCATGTGGCTTTTTCCCCAAGAACGTTGGAATCCTACTCTCTGCTGTTCTGCAACTTGACCTTTCCCCTCCCGCTCCCTTGGTCCCCCCTTCTCTTTCAGATGGAACAGTATGTTGGGGTACAGCTGTACCCCACTCCACTTTTTCACCATGATAAACAATGCAACAGTAGATATCacccatttatattttaatttgctttttatttttaacaggacTGTGGAAACTGAAGTCATTACAGAGTTTGGACCTGTCGTTCAATGGGATATCACAGATAGGTTTTTCTGACTTTCGTAACTGCCTACGGCTGGAGAACCTCAACTTAAAGAGCaacaaaatattcagaattcATCCAGGAGCCTTCAAGGACCTCAAGAAGTTACAGGTTATAAAATGACTTTTAGAGTATTCCAATATGTAGCCATATGGGCaattacattagaaaaatatttctattgaaATATTCCCCATGCCCAGGAGTACTGGCTGTTAGTCAAAAAGGATAAGTctatttaagcatctgacttcggctcagatcatgatctcacggtttgtgggttcgagccccacattgggctctgtactgacagctcggagcctggagcccgtttcggattctgcatctccctctctctgttcctcctctgctctcactctgtctctctctctctctcaaaaataaataaagattaaaaaagtaattttaaaaaatttttttaaaaaatcaaatgcctCAGTCATGGACATGAGTGTTATTCCAACATATTACCCAGCACCAATATTTGgcacattatttttctaaatcaaacTAAACCCAGCTCCAACTTACCACTTACCAGCTGGCAAGAAATTAAATCGGAGTTATAATCGAGGCCCCCTCCCTGAGCCGCAAGGTGGGTCAAAGGTCACTGGGGTCTTGTGCAATCTGGAGCACTTGGGGAGGTTCCCCTGAGCCACGCTGGTCAATGCTGAGATGTCAGCAACCCAGGATGACATGGGGCCCTGAAGGCCTGTGACACTGTTGCTTCCAAACCCAAACTGGgcactaaatataaaaatgatagtaACAACAGCTCATGCTTGTACATTACTTACCACATGCCACATACTGTTCTGAACGTCAGACCCATCCATCCTGGGGTCTCTACGTCACATTTTGGAGCCAGAACACCTGTCTCTCAGGCACTTTGCAATGAATCTCACTGAAGAACTGACAGCTGGGAGGGGGAAGCGTCCCaaagccctgctctgggcccagCAGCTTCCGTCCCTTCCCCAAGCAGTGTCCTCCACCTCCCTCTTCTCTGGGGGATATTGTAAAATCCTCCCACAGTACTCCCTTTAGAGAGGCTGAGGGGCCTCCAGTGTGACATCTAGCGATGTCTCAGGAAGAGACTTAGTGCCCCGTATCCTCTGTCACACACCCTCACTCTTCATGTAGGCCAGCATCGTTCGAGAGAAACCATTGTGAGCCAGGTATGCAGTTTTAGAGGCTCTAGTCACTAGattcagaaagtaaaaataagtaggTGAATTTCGTTtagtaatacatatttttattaaaaaaaattttttttaatgttgatttctttttgagagagagacagcgcgcgagtgggggaggggcagagagagggagacacaaaatccaaaacatgctacaggctctgagctgtcagcacagcacccgacgcggggctcgaacccacgaaccgcgagatcatgacctgagccgaagccagacgctcaaccgactgagccaccccggtgcccctgataaaatattttttaacccgGTATacccaaatattattttttacaaatataaagttatgtaatcaatataaaaattattaatgagctATTTCACATTGTTAAACCCTGGTGTATATTATTCACACCCATATCCCAATTTAACTAGTCACAGGTCAGTGCTCTAAAGCCACATGGGTGGTTAGTGGCCGTCAGATTAGACCGCAGCACCATAGCTGATTTTTCCCAATTTTATGAGAAGTGTTATTCAAGTATTGCTGCAAGACAAATTTCCAACTGCTCCCTTTCAACCAGGGTCCCCCAAGTCCCTCCGCTATTGAAGGGAGACCAGTAAAGCAGTGGTGAGGTGAGTAGACCCTGGGGTCAGCTGCCTGAGTTGAAACCGAAGCTCTGCCACTTTGCAGCCCCACAATCTTGGGCAAGTGACCcaatgtctctgtgcctcagttttctcatttgaaaaaacaGAGATGACTTCATTCCTTCCTCATAGaatgttatgagaattaaatgtttGAATGCACATAAAGTGCTTTGAACAGTGTTTGGAATATAgcaagctcttttttttaatgtttatttatttattttgagagagagagagagggaaaaccccaagcaggctccgcactgtcagtgcagagcctgacgcggggcttgatctcaggaaccacgagatagcgacctgagctgaaatcaagagtcagatgcttggccgactgagccatccaggtgccccaagctctTTATAAACGTAGACTACATATAGAAATTCTAAAGTGGCCACGGTATCCCACTAGTTTAACATACAAATCTGCTTGTGCCACTTCTTGTTAGAACCCCTCCTAAGCTTTCACAACAAGAGCTTGGCCCCCGcctgcctctccagcctcattGCAAACCACTCTCCCCTTGCTCACTGCACTCCTATCTTCACACTAAGGCCTCCCCACTTGCTGATCCTTTGGAAGAGCTAACTCTTATGAATCCCTCAATGTCACTTCCTCAAGGAAGCCTTCCCGGGGCCTCCAGATTGAATTAGTTGCCTGTTTATATACACTTATAATATGCTATGCTTTTTCCTTATTGCATTCATCACAACAGAAATCATCATTTAGTTTTAGGGATGGTTAGTTGTTAATGCCTACATCCCCATAATCCTTACGCTCCTTGAGGACATACACCataatctattttgttttctagtgcTTTGCATATGTCTAATTcataacacatattttaaaacacttgtcgagcaaaggaatgaataagtAGATGATCATGAACAGgtgtattagttacctattgctgtgtaacaattACTACCAATTTAGCAGTTCCAAACCCCACATTATCTCATAACTTGCAGGGTCCGGAAGCCAGGCAGGGTCCCTCATCCTTTGCTAGGGCTACTTCAAGAGGCTGCAGTTAAGGTGTTGGCCAGGGTTGGAAGCTCACCTGAAGGTCCAGCTGGAGATGAATTCACTTCCAAGCTCATGTGGTTGTTGACAAGACTCAGTTCCTGTGAGCTGTTGAACAATTCCTTACCGTCTGTCAGCCGAAGCCTCCCCTCAGTTCCATGCCATGGGGGCCTCTCCGTAGAGCAGTTCACAGCATGGCAACTTGCTTTAGAGCCTGAAGGGCAGAGCCTGCCAGCAAGAAAAACATTACAATCTAATATAATGTGATTATGGGAGTGACATCACATTgcttttgccatattctgttgcTTAGAACCAAGTTACAGGCCCTGCCCACGCTCTAGGGGAGGAGACCACTCaagggtgtgaataccaggaggcagggtCGCTGGGGACCATCTTTGCCACAGTATTGATCAGAGCAGATGAGAAAGTGCTCCCCAATTCGCCACAAATAGGTTGCAGATTGCCTGGGAACCTCGTTTAACGCACTGGATACTGATTATaagtgtatttgtgtatgtaatTGCcctatgtctgtttttatctccTGTGCATTTTTGCTGTGCTTCATTAGTGTTCTGTAGCTCGCATGCAACAGATGCTACAGGCCAACTAAAAACCAGCGCCAGGAATGTTTTCAATCCTCTGTAATTCTTGCTTCACCTGACCTGCCCAGAATCATACAATTTCTCCTTCTCCATTATCCCTTCTCCGTGTTTGGCAAGAACTCTAAAAACTGGTTTTGGAACTCGATGGATATATTTGGTACCAGAAAGCTGAATATTAAAAtagatgttttcttctttttcaggagaTGTATTTAATACTTACACTATGCTATGTGTTTTCCCGTGAGGGCATCTTTCCAGAAGCCAGATAGATTTTTCAAAGCATACAGTCATCATCGTGTTTAGATAGAATGAGATCTATGTAAACTGACATTTCAGATTAGCATTCTGTATCTTTCCCGTTCTTCCTAGATGCAGTGATTTGTGGAGCTATATTAGGTGCCTCCCAATCTTTCTGTAACGTACACCCCTTTCAGATGTTGGTGGATGGCTTCTTTCTTTAGCCAAATTGGACTGTTCTGCTTTCATCTTTTCTCAGAAATTACTCCTCCCGAATCATTTGATTCGTTTTCTGTCCttgcttcagttttgttttcagtCCCATGATTTGTAATATAATAAGATGCTAGGGTGACACAAATGTAGACAATGCACTAAAAAGAAAGTGACCAGCTGAAAACCATCAGAGGATTTCACTCTGTTGCTGAGGAGGGGTACAGAAGAAAGCTATTGGTCCCAGGCCAGGCCGGGCCAAGCAAAGTGGTTTAATTTTCTCCCTATCCCCCTCCTGGTCTCCTACTTCCTATTTTTGGCAACCCTCCTTTGGGAGTCAAGACTGCTTGGTTACTCAACACTGGAAAGGTTGCCCTCACTACCTAAGTTCAGGGAGAATTCCGATTCTACCTGTAGTGGTCTTGGTCATGGTGCTCTTGTTTGAATCTGCTCTTCTTAGGAATTTATAGAGCCCAAGATATCAgtgctgtttttttcccctgatgtTTAGAAAACAAATGACCTGGATAACATTCAGTCTCTCTGGCTTTCATCCATGgcccactttcctttttttttttttttttttccttccagcaaggtttgcattttctcttttatgattttctgttCTTCTAATGACCACCTGCCCCTCCTCaagccccacctctgcctcccgctgcctccccccacccacccagccctgcACTCCAGTGCAGTGGGAGATCAGGCTCTGAGAGAGCGTGTTCCAGAGTGGAAGGCGCACGGCTGTGGGGCTAGATCAGCTCTCAACTCtgccatttcattcattcattcctttctccattatttactgagcacctgccatgtACCAGGCCCTAGTAGCAGGGGCTAGGTGGTAAGTTTCCTCCTCTGAGGAAGCTTTGGGGAGGATtggagataatgcatgtgaagcGCCTGATGGAAGGCCTGGTACACAGCAGCACTCGGCCAATAGTAGCTGGAGCTACACCCAACTGCTCTTCCTGCCGTATCGTGTCACGGCCATATCCAACTTCAGCAGATCTGGCTCTGTGTTTCTAGAGCCACCGAATCCTTTTTGTTTCCCAGGttccccttcatttcttttctttttttttttttttttaatgtttatttattttgagagagaacacgtgggagcaggggaggggcagagagactgggagagaggatcccaagcaggctctgtgctcacagcgtagagcccgacgtggggctccatctcacaaacggtgacatcacggcctgagccaaaatcaagagtcagacgcttaaccgactgagccaccccggcgtcTCTCCCCTTCATTTCTGATCAAACTAGAAAAATTAGTCATCTTGTGTATACTAGGTATCCATGGATGCAGGGAAATGTACTACTACCCTTGAGATAATAGTTGATGCAAAAGATCTCTCTGCTACTTCTGGTCAACCACAGTTCTGTGTTCTATGCACTCATCATCCAGCATCTTCTGTCACTGTCAAGATCACAGTGCTTCTAGAAATTCCAGACCTGGTATCTAATTCTAGACCTTGATAACAACAGGAAGTCTAAGTTTTATCTAACAGTTCAAATCATagtagagaagaaagggaaaatgattAGGCATCTAATATAGGTAGGCACAATACTTAAAGCTTTcacattcatttaatccttacaacaaccctaggGGGTAGGTTCCTAAAAAGTGAACAGTTTGCTGAGGCTGATAGAGTTGCTAGGGGCAGAACAGAAATTTAAACCCAGTATTCTCTAACTCTCACATCAGTGCAAAATTCATATTGCCTCCATACCAATGTAAGCAAtatctgtattgtttattttgtctCCAAAGTCTTTTATTCACAGACTGTCCTAAATTTGTTCCTTCTCAAGCAGGTTGTAGACCTCAGCAACAATGTTCTCACCACCATCCTGCCAATGATGCTCATTGCCCTAGAATTTCCCCATCTGGAGGTGGACTTGGCTGATAATCGATGGCAGTGTGACCATAGTGTGGCAGCCTtccaaaatttcatttctgaatcCTGGAGGAAAACATGGAATATAATTTGCAGCCAGTCTGTAGGTAAGTCAGTGGTGCCTCTTTTTCCTAGAATGTTCCagctgaactgaaaaaaaaaaaaaaaaaaaagcccatgaaAAATTTAGTCTCATTTGAAATGGTGACAGTCTCCCTAAAGCAAAAATGTTGATTATGGCATTAAGTCAGCCACACACTGTGTCACAGAATCATCACTGCTACCTATTTCTCTCACTTCATGAATAATTTTCTTCACAGGGTCAAAGAAACCTAGTTTAAATAGCTCAGAAACAATTAGATTTGGTCAAAAACAGAAATTTCACCAGAAGAGAAAGCCCCAAAATGTCGCATTTTTATCCCaattcttaacaaatatttgatcaAAGAAcgaacttttaaaatgtgaaacatGATTATTTAAAGTGCTTGCCCCTgaaaataacactgtatgttaactataccggaattaaaataaaataaaataaaataaaataaaataaaatacttcctaACCCTCTGAAAAGATATTCCTATAGATAAACAAAAcatacatatttcaaaaatatacttttctttgATTTGTTCCCTGACACTTTCCCCAAATGCTAGACCACATTACTAGAGTTGAGCATTCTGAAAACCTTTTTTTGCCATTAACTATCTTGGCTAAAGATCCCAAGCCCCTCCTGGTTGTGGGATGGGAAGTGTTTTTCAGTGAGCCCTGGGCTCTCCTCTGTTCACGGCTGCACTAAAGGACAAGCAAGGCCGTGCTTACCAGGTTTAGAAGAAATCCACGAAGACCACAGAGAAGTCTTAACGTTAGCTGTGGGAAAGATAATGGTGCACGTGGGCAGAGCCAGGGCGGGCCTTGCAGGGCCCTGATGGAACGTTCTCGGAAATGTGCGGCaggggaggatgtggaggaaggaggagcGACGCAGCTGTCCCCTCCAGTCTCGCTTCTTTCCTCCCCTGGGCAGCAGTCGGGCAAGAAGCCTAAGAAACACCCAGCCTCCTGGGCCTACGAGTAGACCTAAGCCAGACAGCCACGTGCACAAGCGCAGGGAGCCGCAGACATCCTATTGGCATTAGACAGTCGCCCGATCCATCAGTAAGGCTGCTTATACGCTTCAGATGTAGTTAGATGGGGGACTCACGCAAGCTTCTGAAGCCACCAGAGCCCTCCTTCAGCGTCCACTCACTGTGCgtttcccccaccccacttgcagGGAACGAGGAGGCCTACCGGTGGAGTCCCCAAAGAATTTCCAGGGAGACCCGCCTTCCTCTCGTTACTATGAATCCTATGAAAAGCCTCATAGCAGGCAGAGACGAGCGGCCCCAGGAGGGACCATCCGAGCACTTTTCCACCCCGGGGAGCAAGGACCCTGCCGGTACCCACCCCAGTGAGAAGCGGAGCCGGCTGCCGAGATGGGTCAGGAGCCCCGTAAAGGAGGAGGCTTCCCAGGACCTCACCCTGGCGGTGTGCCTGGCGGTGTTCATCACGTTCTTCGTGGCTTTCTGCCTGGGGGCTTTTGCCAGGCCTTTCCTGGACAGACTGTGGCAACAGAGGTGCGGACACAAAAGGCCCAGTTCGGATAACGCGTACTCCAACGAGGGCTTCTGTATGGACATCGAAGCTGCAGGCAACACCCAGGGCCTGAGGACAGACCTGCCTCTCGGTGAGAAGCAGGCCCCGGCAGGCCCCGATGCTGCTGCCCTCCCCGACGGAATTCTTTCTGGCAGCCAGCAGAGCAGGGGACCGTGCGGGGACCATAGTGGCCCTGGGAGTAGAAAGGATGACGTACTTCTGAGTGACAGCGAGGCCCGCTCCACTCTCCGAGGACAGACAAACGCCGATCATAAGGAACCAACTCCTGCAGGACAGGATCACATCTACCAGAAAGATGTTTTTGGAGAAATAAATTATGCGACGGTGGCCCAGGAAGATTCTCTCAGCGAGCACTCAGTGGGTGTCCCTGCGGCAGCTGGCAGATTGCTAACTGTCTCTGGATCAATTCATAGTGATTCGGATGAATTCAACGCACCACTCTCACAAGGAATGACagcttctctctctaaaatgcaAGCATGTACGAAAGCACAGAGGACTgcagagaatgagaaaagaggGGACACCGAATGGTTACCTTCGGAGTTTTCGGAGGAAACGCAAGTGAGCATTTACACGAATCTGCTGGACACACAGCAGCAGAGGCTCACGAGGGCCAGTGCTGAGGAGGGGCTTCCCGCCTGCTCCAGCGAGGTCACACTCGGTGACCCAGGAGAGATGAACCCATCCCCACCAGTCCTTCCTCCGGGATGGGGCCGTGACCTGCGTGTCACGCCCGCTAACACGGAACCAGAGCAGAAACATGCTCCTTGTGACCCTCAGTGCGAGCTGGACAGCAACTACGATTCTGATGAAGGGTCTTTATTTACCCTCAGTTCGAGTTCAGATGATGAAAGAAATGTGACCGATGAAGAGGCACATGGCGAGGAGAGCCACAGGGCCAGCGGGCCCCCAGAGGACAAGGACTCAGGGGTGAGGAAGGACAATGTTACATCATTAGAGGATCCTGAGGCCTACAGCACTTTCCAGAAGATTCTGGGGAAATGTGAGAATCAGGAGGATCATTTTGAAAAACCTCTCATTTTTGGTCCAGACTCTGGTTTATACAAGACTTATCTGGAAAGTGCCTCTAACACTCGTACAGTTGAGGATGCCTTGACCTTGCCTGGATCATCGGCCAACAGTCCCCTCAAGGACGAGATCGCAGGCAAGGTCACTTATGATTATGCCACAGCTCTCCAATCTGAGGCAGTAGAGTGGCAGTGCTCACTTAGAGACTTAGAATTTTTCAGTGTAGATGTCTTACCACAAAGACCATCATGTTCTCCTGAAGCTCCCTCAGATTCTGATAAGAGTGACTGTCATGAAAGAGACTCAGATATTTACAAATACGAACCTTGCATTCAGGGGAGAAACACAGCTCAAAATGATACTCCTCTCAAGGTCACTACAGGTGAAAACTTAAGACCCTCACCACAAAATCCTGAAAGGGTCAACATGAATTCCCACCCGATAGACACTGATGCAAATGAGGGGTTGATACGTCCTCTTGAGAACTATAATTCCAGGAAGGTTATAAGCCAAACTCGATTGTTACAGTCCTGTGGTGACGAGCCAGCTCTTCAgtgtgaaagagaagagagggattATACTGAAAACAGTTCCAGGAGCCAGGGGCCGTTGTTACAAGAGCCTCCAAATGAAACCAGTTCAGTAGGAGCACAGGAGCCCTTTGGTGATAGAGACTGGGGTACATATTCACAGGAGAATGTGTCGCAGTCAGAAAAGGAGCACTGTAACGTCTCTACTCAAATGCAGACCCAGAACAACCTGTTGGGAGTTGGCTCTCTGTGT includes:
- the LRRC66 gene encoding leucine-rich repeat-containing protein 66 isoform X2, which produces MKNLHFRAITMLIGLYFTGTMTNPSRKSSISFNSECQRKGYILTNCSFTGVHDTPVDRPQTAATVDTSAHFFRALLQSPMKKGDCNIKHLDLSNNLFSKITLSPLAHFHALEILNLSNSSLCSVWLDLPSPKSPRQKRRRRSLRRGLAFLQLLILRRNKLRDIPKGLWKLKSLQSLDLSFNGISQIGFSDFRNCLRLENLNLKSNKIFRIHPGAFKDLKKLQVVDLSNNVLTTILPMMLIALEFPHLEVDLADNRWQCDHSVAAFQNFISESWRKTWNIICSQSVGNEEAYRWSPQRISRETRLPLVTMNPMKSLIAGRDERPQEGPSEHFSTPGSKDPAGTHPSEKRSRLPRWVRSPVKEEASQDLTLAVCLAVFITFFVAFCLGAFARPFLDRLWQQRCGHKRPSSDNAYSNEGFCMDIEAAGNTQGLRTDLPLGEKQAPAGPDAAALPDGILSGSQQSRGPCGDHSGPGSRKDDVLLSDSEARSTLRGQTNADHKEPTPAGQDHIYQKDVFGEINYATVAQEDSLSEHSVGVPAAAGRLLTVSGSIHSDSDEFNAPLSQGMTASLSKMQACTKAQRTAENEKRGDTEWLPSEFSEETQVSIYTNLLDTQQQRLTRASAEEGLPACSSEVTLGDPGEMNPSPPVLPPGWGRDLRVTPANTEPEQKHAPCDPQCELDSNYDSDEGSLFTLSSSSDDERNVTDEEAHGEESHRASGPPEDKDSGVRKDNVTSLEDPEAYSTFQKILGKCENQEDHFEKPLIFGPDSGLYKTYLESASNTRTVEDALTLPGSSANSPLKDEIAGKVTYDYATALQSEAVEWQCSLRDLEFFSVDVLPQRPSCSPEAPSDSDKSDCHERDSDIYKYEPCIQGRNTAQNDTPLKVTTGENLRPSPQNPERVNMNSHPIDTDANEGLIRPLENYNSRKVISQTRLLQSCGDEPALQCEREERDYTENSSRSQGPLLQEPPNETSSVGAQEPFGDRDWGTYSQENVSQSEKEHCNVSTQMQTQNNLLGVGSLCEDQLYYDRDQDI
- the LRRC66 gene encoding leucine-rich repeat-containing protein 66 isoform X1; the protein is MKNLHFRAITMLIGLYFTGTMTNPSRKSSISFNSECQRKGYILTNCSFTGVHDTPVDRPQTAATVDTSAHFFRALLQSPMKKGDCNIKHLDLSNNLFSKITLSPLAHFHALEILNLSNSSLCSVWLDLPSPKSPRQKRRRRSLRRGLAFLQLLILRRNKLRDIPKGLWKLKSLQSLDLSFNGISQIGFSDFRNCLRLENLNLKSNKIFRIHPGAFKDLKKLQQVVDLSNNVLTTILPMMLIALEFPHLEVDLADNRWQCDHSVAAFQNFISESWRKTWNIICSQSVGNEEAYRWSPQRISRETRLPLVTMNPMKSLIAGRDERPQEGPSEHFSTPGSKDPAGTHPSEKRSRLPRWVRSPVKEEASQDLTLAVCLAVFITFFVAFCLGAFARPFLDRLWQQRCGHKRPSSDNAYSNEGFCMDIEAAGNTQGLRTDLPLGEKQAPAGPDAAALPDGILSGSQQSRGPCGDHSGPGSRKDDVLLSDSEARSTLRGQTNADHKEPTPAGQDHIYQKDVFGEINYATVAQEDSLSEHSVGVPAAAGRLLTVSGSIHSDSDEFNAPLSQGMTASLSKMQACTKAQRTAENEKRGDTEWLPSEFSEETQVSIYTNLLDTQQQRLTRASAEEGLPACSSEVTLGDPGEMNPSPPVLPPGWGRDLRVTPANTEPEQKHAPCDPQCELDSNYDSDEGSLFTLSSSSDDERNVTDEEAHGEESHRASGPPEDKDSGVRKDNVTSLEDPEAYSTFQKILGKCENQEDHFEKPLIFGPDSGLYKTYLESASNTRTVEDALTLPGSSANSPLKDEIAGKVTYDYATALQSEAVEWQCSLRDLEFFSVDVLPQRPSCSPEAPSDSDKSDCHERDSDIYKYEPCIQGRNTAQNDTPLKVTTGENLRPSPQNPERVNMNSHPIDTDANEGLIRPLENYNSRKVISQTRLLQSCGDEPALQCEREERDYTENSSRSQGPLLQEPPNETSSVGAQEPFGDRDWGTYSQENVSQSEKEHCNVSTQMQTQNNLLGVGSLCEDQLYYDRDQDI